A window of the Leptospira bourretii genome harbors these coding sequences:
- a CDS encoding response regulator transcription factor — MKPRILLVEDDEGLGETLKERLEQDRYRVQWAKTVSEAETLFSPNQFDLVVLDLRLPDGNGFQLAEVFLSKEKDLPFLFLTAQAGAQERLRGFELGAAEFIPKPFHLKEFLIRLERVVAQTRPHFGQKWKMDQTEIHLDSFLVKREDGSSVLLSKRDCALLALLLSDVRKVFSRSEILDNIVGEESFPTERTIDNAIVRLRDALGEESIRNVRGVGYQWVAEVFPLK; from the coding sequence ATGAAACCAAGAATTTTGCTTGTAGAAGATGACGAGGGTCTCGGTGAAACCTTAAAAGAAAGATTGGAACAAGACCGGTACCGGGTGCAGTGGGCAAAAACGGTTTCCGAAGCAGAAACATTATTTTCTCCAAACCAATTTGATTTGGTCGTTCTTGATTTACGACTTCCTGATGGAAATGGATTCCAATTGGCAGAAGTTTTTTTATCCAAAGAAAAAGACCTCCCCTTCTTATTTTTAACAGCACAAGCAGGTGCCCAAGAGAGACTTCGTGGGTTCGAACTTGGTGCAGCCGAGTTCATTCCCAAACCATTCCATTTAAAAGAATTCCTCATCCGACTGGAACGGGTGGTGGCCCAGACTCGCCCTCATTTTGGACAAAAATGGAAAATGGACCAAACAGAAATCCACTTGGATTCCTTCCTTGTGAAAAGGGAAGATGGGTCTTCCGTTTTACTTTCCAAAAGGGACTGTGCTCTTTTGGCCCTCCTCCTTTCTGATGTGAGAAAGGTCTTTAGTCGTTCCGAAATTTTAGACAATATCGTAGGTGAGGAAAGTTTTCCCACAGAAAGGACTATCGACAATGCCATCGTGAGGCTTCGGGATGCTCTGGGGGAAGAATCCATCCGCAATGTGCGAGGTGTGGGTTACCAATGGGTGGCAGAAGTCTTCCCTCTAAAATAA
- a CDS encoding sensor histidine kinase — MFFSLAWLSLTLSLGVWWWILGFRQAKTISEISISDARQVELNRVNRMLQLEGSFFLSMLTLGGVTLAILSYRDHKRSKLISDFFSTVTHEMKTPIASLQLQIEVLLENTKEPELKKKLEKIWKENQRIESQMGNAFYLASLMQGESLYMEPLTISDLCESYSHHEPDLTWNVLIPQNTKVYIDKKAFFAMLKNLSENAKRHGKAKTIKLTVTKDLKDISFLLEDDGAGFSGNKKNLTLPFLRHSKTSGSGIGLYIVKKLIEKMKGSLEFPNSSSGFQVKLNLKEVS, encoded by the coding sequence ATGTTTTTTTCCCTGGCCTGGTTATCCCTCACACTTTCATTGGGAGTGTGGTGGTGGATTTTGGGATTTCGCCAAGCAAAGACCATTTCGGAAATTTCTATCAGCGACGCAAGGCAAGTCGAACTCAACCGAGTCAATCGGATGTTGCAACTGGAAGGATCCTTTTTTCTTTCTATGCTCACTCTCGGTGGAGTGACTCTGGCGATTCTTTCTTATCGAGATCATAAACGTTCTAAACTCATTTCAGATTTTTTTTCCACTGTCACTCACGAAATGAAAACTCCCATTGCCAGCTTACAGTTGCAAATCGAAGTTCTTTTAGAAAATACGAAAGAACCAGAACTAAAGAAAAAATTAGAAAAAATTTGGAAAGAAAACCAACGCATTGAATCCCAAATGGGAAATGCATTTTATCTCGCAAGCCTAATGCAGGGAGAATCCTTATATATGGAACCCCTCACGATTTCTGATTTATGTGAATCCTATTCCCATCATGAACCAGATTTAACTTGGAATGTTTTGATTCCCCAAAACACAAAAGTGTACATTGATAAAAAAGCTTTTTTTGCGATGTTAAAAAACCTAAGTGAAAATGCAAAACGCCATGGAAAAGCAAAAACAATCAAACTCACAGTGACAAAAGATCTTAAAGATATTTCTTTTCTTTTAGAAGATGATGGTGCCGGTTTTAGTGGGAATAAAAAAAATCTGACATTACCATTCCTACGTCATTCCAAAACCAGTGGAAGTGGGATTGGATTGTATATCGTAAAAAAACTAATCGAAAAAATGAAAGGTTCTCTTGAGTTTCCGAACAGTTCGTCCGGATTCCAAGTAAAACTGAACTTAAAAGAGGTTTCATGA
- a CDS encoding class I fructose-bisphosphate aldolase, with product MNFDEISKHLGNDAESLLGFKSPKIAKELIHVPGSDWVDRIFAPTDRSVPVLRSIQTLLGSGRLGGTGYVSILPVDQGIEHSAGASFAKNPIYFDGENIIKLAIEGGCNGVATTLGVLGSVARKYAHKIPFILKINHNELLTYPNKSEQILFATVKQAYDQGCVAIGATIYFGSADSGREIVEISKIFQMAHELGMATILWCYVRNNAFKKDKDYHVSADLTGQANHLGVTIQADIIKQKLPENNGGYNVLNQESSYGKTDKRIYTDLTSDHPIDLTRYQVANCYMGRAGLINSGGASGENDLQDAIKTAVINKRAGGMGLISGRKAFQKPMKEGVALLNAIQDVYLSKEITVA from the coding sequence TTGAACTTCGACGAAATCTCGAAACATCTTGGAAACGACGCAGAATCCTTACTTGGATTCAAATCCCCAAAAATCGCTAAAGAACTAATCCACGTACCTGGCTCTGACTGGGTTGATAGAATTTTTGCTCCCACAGACAGGTCTGTACCTGTGCTTCGCAGCATCCAAACCCTTCTCGGAAGTGGCCGTCTCGGTGGAACGGGTTATGTTTCCATCCTTCCGGTTGACCAAGGAATTGAACATTCTGCTGGTGCCTCATTTGCAAAAAACCCGATTTACTTTGACGGTGAAAACATCATCAAATTGGCTATCGAAGGTGGTTGTAATGGAGTGGCAACAACTCTAGGAGTTCTTGGATCCGTTGCAAGAAAGTATGCTCACAAAATTCCTTTCATTTTGAAAATCAATCACAATGAACTTCTCACTTACCCAAACAAAAGTGAACAAATCCTATTTGCAACAGTAAAACAAGCTTATGACCAAGGTTGTGTTGCGATTGGGGCTACCATTTATTTTGGTTCCGCTGATTCAGGTCGTGAAATCGTTGAAATTTCTAAAATCTTTCAAATGGCTCACGAATTAGGAATGGCAACCATCCTTTGGTGTTATGTAAGAAACAATGCGTTCAAAAAAGACAAAGACTACCATGTTTCTGCTGACTTAACAGGACAAGCTAACCACTTAGGTGTGACAATCCAAGCTGATATCATCAAACAAAAGTTACCTGAAAACAATGGTGGATACAATGTGTTAAACCAAGAATCTTCTTATGGTAAAACAGACAAACGTATCTACACGGATCTTACTTCTGACCACCCCATTGACCTCACTCGTTACCAAGTAGCAAATTGTTATATGGGAAGAGCTGGACTTATCAACTCTGGTGGTGCATCAGGTGAAAATGATTTACAAGATGCGATCAAAACAGCCGTCATCAACAAACGTGCTGGTGGAATGGGTCTTATCTCTGGAAGAAAAGCGTTCCAAAAACCAATGAAGGAAGGGGTTGCATTGCTCAACGCCATCCAAGACGTATATCTATCGAAAGAAATCACAGTCGCTTAA